Part of the Mycolicibacterium mageritense genome is shown below.
CGGGGTGATGCCGAACGGCAGCGGGGCACGGGAGATCAGCATCACTGCGTTCAGGCTGTCCCGACGAAACCGCGGGGCGGTCGCGAGATGCCGGACATGCAGCCAACCGGCCCCGTCATGCCACCGCGTTGCTTCGACCGTGCCGGGACAGGACAGTGCCATGTCGGCGACGAGATTGTCGTCCACCGCCGCGTCGAACGAGTCTCCGAGCCGCAGCAAGTGCGCACGGCCAGCCCCATCCACGGCCCAGGCCTGCGCTTCCGGCGACATGAGTTCGGCCACCATCCGGGGCCGCATCGTGAAGTCCAGGTGTTCGGCCATCTGCAGCCGCAGCGTGTTGATCTCGTCGACGTCGCCATCGCTCGGATGGCGCGGATCATCACAATTGACATGGATGGTGCCGGCATAGGTGCCATCGGCGGTCACCAACCGCGCGGACAGGCCTTCGTCGAACCCGGCGGGCACGAAGACCTCCGTCACCGAGTACGTGGTGCGGTAGTTCGGGAAATCGCGCCACCGCAGCGCCCCCAGCCCACGTTGGCGCATCGTGTCGAAGAGCGGGTCGTGGTCGATGAACCAGGTGTTGAGGTGGTCGATGACCGTTTCGGGGTAGCCGTGGTTGGCGACGGCCACGTGGCATCGCTGGATCGGATCCCACAGGCATATCGCCGACGCCGAGGACGCCGCCCGCCCACCGAGCGCCTCGAGCATGTCGTGTGCGCGGGTCTCGATGCTGGTGGCGCTGCCCAGCACCGCGGCGTACGTACCTGCCATCGCGGGGATCCTTTGCTGCGGTTGTCTAGCCCGAAACCATCATTGGCAGGCCGTGTTTCGTGAGTGTTTCAAAGCCGATGCGTCAGCGAAAACGGAACGGGCAAATGGGAGATTCCTCCCATAGCCCGACCACCCCGACCGTTCCTACGCTTTTCGGCAACTCACCGTCACACTCGACAAGGGCCACCGCACATGCCGAAGCACAACCGCTACCTTCGCCCCGCCGTCGCGCTGCTGGCGGCGGCAACCCTACTCACCGCGGGCTGCGGCAGCCGGGCAGGTGACACCACCGCGGCGACCCAGAGTTGCGCCGACACCTCGGGCCCTACTGTCAAGGTCGGTGCGGTCAACTCGCTTTCGGGCGGGCTGGCCGTCAGCGAATCGGTCATCCACGACGCGATCGTGATGGCCGTCGACGAGATCAACCGCGGCGGCGGGGTGCTCGGCAAACAGCTGCAGCTGATCTCCGAAGACGGCGCATCCGAGCCGACGATATTCGCCGAGAAGGCCCAGAAATTGGTCAGCAATGACTGTGTCGCAGTGGTTTTCGGTGGCTACACGTCGGCGAGCCGCAAGGCCATGCTGCCCGTGTTCGAGGACGCCAACGCGCTGCTGTACTACGGCCAGCAGTACGAAGGCCTGGAATCGTCGCCCAACATCTTCTACTCGGGTGCCACCACCAACCAGCAGATCATCCCCGCGCTCGACTATCTCAAGTCTCAAGGCGTGAAATCGCTGTACCTGGTGGGCAGTGACTACGTGTTCCCACGTACCTCCAATGCCATCGTCAAGGCCTACGCGCAGGCCAACGGCATCGAGATCAAGGGCGAGGACTACGTGCCGCTGGACAGCACCAACTTCGCCACCATCGTCAACAAGATCCGCACCGCGGGCGCTGACGCCATCTTCAACGTCGTCGTCGGCGGCTCACTGACCTCGTTCTTCCGCGAGTACAACAGCGCGGGGCTGACCCCGCAGGTCATGCCGGTGATGTCGATGTGTGTCGGGGAAGAAGAGGTCCGCAGCATCGGCGCCGACACGCTGACCGGGCAGCTGTCCTCGTGGAACTACTACCAGACCCTCGACACCCCGGCCAACGTCAAGTTCGTCGCGGATTTCAAGGCCCGGTACGGCGCCGACCGCGTGACCTCGGATCCGATGGAATCCGCTTACGCCGCAGTGCATCTGTGGAAAGCGACCGTCGAGAAGGCGAACTCCTTCGGGGTTCCCGACATCCAGCGGGCCGCGGGCGGGGTCAGCGTCGACGCCCCTGAAGGCACCGTCACGATCGACGGGGAAAACCACCATGTCACGAAGACGGCCCGAATCGGCAGGGTGACCGACGACGGGTTGATCCACCAGGTGTGGGCCTCGCCCCAGCCCATCGAACCGGACCCGTTCCTGCACGCCTATCCGTGGGCCAAGGGAATCACGGGCTGACACCATGCATCTGACTCCCAAGGACGAGGACCGGCTCCTGCTGTTCCTGGCCGCCGAACTGGCCCGCAAGCGCCGCGCGGCCGGTCTGGCCCTGACCTACGCCGAAGCCCGGGCGCTGATCGCCGACGAGGTGCTGGAGGCGGCTCGCGCCGGTGCCACGGTCGCCGACGCCGCCGCGCGCGGAGCACAGATCCTGACCGATGACGATGTGCTGCCCGGGGTTCGCACACTACTGGGCTCAGTGCAGGTTGAGGCGTTCTTCGAAGACGGTCAGAAGCTCGTGACCGTGCACGACGCCATCGGTCCGGGCCACCGTTGCGCGGCCGATCTCGCGGTCGTGCCAGGTGAGATCCTCACCGCCGAAGGCGATCTGGAACTCAACGCCGGGCGCGCCACCGCGACGGTGACCGTCGAGAACACGGGCGACCGGCCGGTCCAGGTGGGCTCCCATTTCCATTTCTTCGAGACCAACCGGGCCTTGCGGTTCGACCGTGCCGCGGCTTACGGAATGCGGCTCGACATCCCGTCGGGCACCGCGGTGCGGTTCGAACCGGGTGAGGCCCAAGTTGTTTCATTGACCAGCTACGGCGGGCAGCGGATCGTCATCGGCCAGAACGATGTCACCAACGGCCCCACCGACGCACCACCGAGCGCGGAGCTCATGACGACGATGCGCGGCGGCGGCTTCCTCGATACGGAGTCCTGAGATGGCATATCGCATCAGCCGCGCACGCTACGCCGAACTGTACGGTCCCACCACCGGTGACCGGGTCCGGCTGGCAGACACCGAACTGCTGGCCCGCGTCGAACACGATGCCACGGTTTACGGCGATGAAGCCGTCTTCGGTGGCGGCAAGACCATGCGAGAGGGCATGGCGGTACACGGCGATGTCACCAATGCCGATGGCGCACTGGATTTCGTCATCACCAATGCGCTCATCATCGACGCGGTGCTGGGTATCCGCAAGGCCGACATCGGGATTCGCAACGGCCGCATCGCCGGAATCGGCAAGGCGGGCAATCCGCGCACCATGG
Proteins encoded:
- a CDS encoding helix-turn-helix transcriptional regulator; the protein is MAGTYAAVLGSATSIETRAHDMLEALGGRAASSASAICLWDPIQRCHVAVANHGYPETVIDHLNTWFIDHDPLFDTMRQRGLGALRWRDFPNYRTTYSVTEVFVPAGFDEGLSARLVTADGTYAGTIHVNCDDPRHPSDGDVDEINTLRLQMAEHLDFTMRPRMVAELMSPEAQAWAVDGAGRAHLLRLGDSFDAAVDDNLVADMALSCPGTVEATRWHDGAGWLHVRHLATAPRFRRDSLNAVMLISRAPLPFGITPRELDALTLAAKGLTNNEIAAQLFISVRTAGHHLESATVKLGASNRASCVSQAVSWGLLSGRMLRELDPNTTPVGRAWE
- the urtA gene encoding urea ABC transporter substrate-binding protein, whose translation is MPKHNRYLRPAVALLAAATLLTAGCGSRAGDTTAATQSCADTSGPTVKVGAVNSLSGGLAVSESVIHDAIVMAVDEINRGGGVLGKQLQLISEDGASEPTIFAEKAQKLVSNDCVAVVFGGYTSASRKAMLPVFEDANALLYYGQQYEGLESSPNIFYSGATTNQQIIPALDYLKSQGVKSLYLVGSDYVFPRTSNAIVKAYAQANGIEIKGEDYVPLDSTNFATIVNKIRTAGADAIFNVVVGGSLTSFFREYNSAGLTPQVMPVMSMCVGEEEVRSIGADTLTGQLSSWNYYQTLDTPANVKFVADFKARYGADRVTSDPMESAYAAVHLWKATVEKANSFGVPDIQRAAGGVSVDAPEGTVTIDGENHHVTKTARIGRVTDDGLIHQVWASPQPIEPDPFLHAYPWAKGITG
- a CDS encoding urease subunit beta; the encoded protein is MHLTPKDEDRLLLFLAAELARKRRAAGLALTYAEARALIADEVLEAARAGATVADAAARGAQILTDDDVLPGVRTLLGSVQVEAFFEDGQKLVTVHDAIGPGHRCAADLAVVPGEILTAEGDLELNAGRATATVTVENTGDRPVQVGSHFHFFETNRALRFDRAAAYGMRLDIPSGTAVRFEPGEAQVVSLTSYGGQRIVIGQNDVTNGPTDAPPSAELMTTMRGGGFLDTES